The Mycolicibacterium doricum genome includes a region encoding these proteins:
- a CDS encoding ABC transporter ATP-binding protein, with the protein MAEIVLDKVTKSYPNGATAVKDLSITIADGEFVILVGPSGCGKSTTLNMIAGLEDISSGELRIGGERVNEKAPKDRDIAMVFQSYALYPHMSVRQNIAFPLTLAKVKKEQINAKVEETAKILDLTELLDRKPSQLSGGQRQRVAMGRAIVRNPKAFLMDEPLSNLDAKLRVQMRTEISRLQNRLGTTTVYVTHDQIEAMTLGDRVVVMLSGVVQQIGSPEELYNAPANLFVAGFIGSPAMNFFPGSLTDVGVRLPFGEVTLTREAHDLINRRGKTKNIIVGVRPEHLEDASVLDGYARIRALSFEVIADMVESLGAEKYVHFRIEGAGAQSAQLEQLAVESGQGENEFVARVSTESQVRQGGTIQLALDTSKLVIFDGDSGENLTIPDKRSAEPPRVAEPAKPAE; encoded by the coding sequence ATGGCCGAAATCGTCTTGGACAAGGTGACCAAGAGTTATCCGAACGGCGCGACGGCGGTGAAGGACCTGTCGATCACGATCGCCGACGGTGAGTTCGTCATCCTGGTCGGGCCGTCCGGTTGCGGCAAGTCGACGACGCTGAACATGATCGCCGGGCTCGAGGACATCTCTTCCGGTGAGCTGCGCATCGGCGGTGAACGGGTCAACGAGAAGGCGCCCAAGGACCGCGACATCGCGATGGTGTTCCAGTCCTACGCCCTGTATCCCCACATGTCTGTGCGGCAGAACATCGCCTTCCCGCTCACGCTGGCGAAGGTGAAGAAAGAACAGATCAACGCCAAGGTGGAGGAGACCGCGAAGATCCTCGACCTCACCGAACTGCTGGACCGCAAACCCAGTCAGCTCTCCGGCGGTCAGCGCCAGCGGGTGGCGATGGGACGCGCGATCGTGCGCAACCCCAAGGCGTTCCTGATGGACGAGCCGCTGAGCAACCTCGACGCGAAACTGCGCGTACAGATGCGTACGGAGATCTCCCGGCTGCAGAACCGGTTGGGCACCACCACTGTCTACGTCACCCACGACCAGATCGAGGCGATGACACTCGGCGACCGCGTCGTGGTGATGCTCTCCGGCGTCGTGCAGCAGATCGGCTCGCCCGAGGAGCTCTACAACGCACCGGCGAACCTCTTCGTCGCCGGCTTCATCGGCTCACCCGCGATGAACTTCTTCCCGGGGTCGCTGACCGACGTGGGGGTGCGGCTGCCGTTCGGCGAGGTCACGTTGACCCGGGAGGCGCACGACCTGATCAACCGGCGCGGCAAGACGAAGAACATCATCGTGGGGGTCCGCCCCGAACACCTCGAGGACGCGTCGGTGCTCGACGGTTACGCCCGGATCCGTGCGCTGAGTTTCGAGGTCATCGCCGACATGGTGGAGTCGCTGGGCGCCGAGAAGTACGTGCACTTCCGCATCGAGGGCGCCGGCGCCCAGTCCGCGCAATTGGAGCAGCTCGCCGTCGAGTCCGGACAGGGCGAGAACGAGTTCGTGGCGCGGGTGTCCACCGAGTCGCAGGTCCGTCAGGGCGGCACCATCCAACTCGCGCTCGACACGTCGAAGCTGGTGATCTTCGACGGCGATTCGGGGGAGAACCTGACGATTCCCGACAAGCGGTCCGCGGAGCCGCCGCGGGTCGCGGAACCGGCCAAGCCCGCCGAGTGA